The Sagittula sp. P11 genome window below encodes:
- a CDS encoding serine hydrolase has product MKDLKANCDAVLSRVTSGSPRVPGVVAMVTDRDGDIYAGSAGDRRLGDGEMSLDTVFAIFSTTKAIAGTTALQCVEEGLLDLDAPAKTYAPAIGNLQVIEGFDADGSPRLRAPKSDVTTRQLMLHTGGFGYDFFNETYKRLADEHEQPSVVSGTRAAIETPLLFDPGEKWEYGTNIDWVGQVVEGIRGKRLGAVMAERVFAPLGMTDIAFTRTDDMKARTATIHARGEDGSLSPMDGFALPDNPEVDMGGHGLYGTVPEYMKFIRMWLNDGAGPNGRVLKPETVDWAVKGALVPPQKVTMLPGVIPSLSNDAEFFPGLGKDWSYTFMVNTETAPTGRPAGAIGWAGLANSFFWIDRAAGVGGYWATQILPFGDPVSFPGYLDFESAVYQAIAAAKAA; this is encoded by the coding sequence ATGAAGGATCTCAAGGCCAATTGCGACGCCGTGCTGTCGCGCGTGACAAGCGGTAGCCCCCGCGTGCCGGGCGTGGTCGCCATGGTCACCGACCGCGACGGCGACATCTACGCCGGCAGCGCGGGCGACAGGCGTCTGGGCGACGGGGAGATGAGCCTCGACACGGTGTTTGCCATCTTCTCGACCACCAAGGCGATTGCCGGGACGACCGCCCTGCAATGCGTCGAAGAGGGGCTGCTGGACCTCGACGCGCCGGCCAAGACCTATGCCCCGGCCATCGGAAACCTGCAGGTGATCGAGGGGTTCGACGCCGATGGCAGCCCGCGTCTGCGCGCGCCGAAGTCCGACGTGACCACGCGCCAGCTGATGCTGCACACCGGCGGCTTCGGCTACGACTTCTTCAACGAGACCTACAAGCGCCTGGCCGACGAGCACGAGCAGCCCTCCGTCGTGTCCGGCACCCGGGCCGCCATCGAGACACCGCTGCTGTTCGATCCGGGCGAAAAGTGGGAATACGGCACGAACATCGACTGGGTGGGCCAAGTGGTCGAAGGCATCCGGGGCAAGCGCCTTGGCGCGGTCATGGCAGAGCGGGTCTTTGCGCCGCTCGGGATGACCGACATCGCCTTCACCCGCACCGACGACATGAAGGCGCGGACCGCGACGATCCATGCGCGCGGCGAGGACGGCAGCCTGTCGCCCATGGACGGCTTCGCGCTGCCCGACAACCCGGAGGTCGACATGGGCGGCCACGGTCTGTACGGCACCGTGCCGGAGTACATGAAGTTCATCCGCATGTGGCTGAACGACGGCGCCGGTCCCAACGGACGCGTGCTGAAGCCCGAGACCGTCGATTGGGCGGTGAAGGGCGCGCTGGTGCCGCCGCAGAAGGTGACCATGTTGCCCGGCGTCATCCCCTCGCTGTCGAACGACGCAGAGTTCTTCCCGGGTCTCGGCAAGGACTGGTCCTACACCTTCATGGTCAATACCGAGACGGCGCCCACGGGTCGTCCGGCGGGCGCCATCGGCTGGGCCGGGCTGGCCAACAGCTTCTTCTGGATCGACCGCGCGGCGGGTGTCGGCGGTTACTGGGCGACCCAGATCCTGCCGTTCGGCGATCCGGTGTCGTTCCCCGGCTATCTGGATTTCGAATCCGCCGTCTACCAAGCCATCGCCGCCGCAAAGGCCGCCTGA
- a CDS encoding helix-turn-helix domain-containing protein, producing MKDLITFETLPNWVPGRLLLASDGLGWKNVALRSYHYEGQDVTVPAMRDFMLVGYRSGVTPMQRRFDGRWTKETLGPGAVSLLTRAQQVSWNWVEPIDVTHVYLSGALVAEVASEVLDCTVTDVALADILRTEDPVMIHAMSAIAEEAQTRDLGGALYVDSVARGLIVHLLRRYAMVRTPPESDAGGLSRTQQARILEYIDAGLSQSLDLTGMAEALSLTPCLFARQFRRSFGLPPYAFVKARRLERARHLLARTTLPIKAVAADCGFSDQAHLTRLFSAAYDVTPAVFRRQAS from the coding sequence ATGAAAGACCTGATCACTTTCGAAACCCTGCCGAACTGGGTGCCGGGCCGCCTGCTGCTGGCCAGCGACGGGCTTGGCTGGAAAAACGTGGCACTCCGGTCCTACCACTACGAGGGACAGGACGTGACCGTGCCCGCGATGCGGGACTTCATGCTTGTCGGCTACAGGTCAGGAGTAACCCCGATGCAGCGCCGGTTCGACGGGCGCTGGACGAAGGAGACGCTGGGCCCCGGGGCGGTGTCGCTGCTGACCCGCGCGCAACAGGTGTCGTGGAACTGGGTGGAGCCCATCGACGTGACCCATGTCTACCTGTCCGGCGCACTGGTGGCCGAGGTCGCGAGCGAGGTGCTCGACTGCACCGTGACCGACGTCGCGCTGGCCGATATCCTGCGCACCGAGGACCCGGTAATGATACACGCCATGTCCGCAATCGCCGAAGAGGCACAGACGCGGGATCTTGGCGGCGCCCTCTATGTCGACAGCGTGGCCCGCGGGCTGATCGTCCACCTGTTGCGGCGCTACGCCATGGTACGGACACCGCCGGAGAGTGACGCGGGCGGACTGTCCCGCACCCAGCAGGCGCGCATCCTCGAATACATCGACGCAGGGCTTTCGCAGTCGCTGGACCTGACCGGCATGGCCGAGGCGCTGTCTCTGACACCATGCCTCTTTGCCCGCCAGTTCCGCCGCAGCTTCGGCTTGCCACCCTACGCCTTCGTCAAAGCGCGGCGGCTGGAGCGCGCCCGGCATCTGCTGGCCCGCACCACCCTGCCGATCAAGGCGGTGGCGGCGGATTGCGGCTTTTCCGACCAGGCGCACCTGACGCGCCTGTTCTCTGCCGCCTACGACGTGACGCCCGCCGTCTTCCGGCGGCAGGCGTCCTAG
- a CDS encoding NAD(P)/FAD-dependent oxidoreductase, whose product MTRKLDALVIGAGVAGLYQLHQLRQEGLDVHGVEAGTDVGGTWYWNRYPGAKFDSESYIYQYLFDEKLYKDWTWSERFPGQPEIERWMHYVADRLDLRKDFTFGAKVTSARWNEDTGRWIVKTDTGETFDTRFLIGCTGMLSAPLTDRFPGQDTFKGTIVHTGRYPKEGIDLEGKRVGVIGIGATGIQVIQTIAPIVDSLTVFVRTPQYVLPMKNPKYGPAEAAAYKARWDELKTNLPVTFTGFEYDFEHAWADCTPEQRRKILEDTHADGSLKLWLASFGEMFFDEEVSEEISAFVREKMAARLKDPELIDILVPKPGDYGFGTHRVPLETNYLEVYRQEHVTAVPVRNNPIAEIVPEGVKLADGTVYELDVIIMAVGFDAGSGALTRIDITGRDGMTLRDEWSKDIRTTLGIQKHGFPNLFMTGAPLAPSAALCNMTTCLQQQTEWITDCIKAVRAAGATVIEPTAEAEDAWVAHHDETANATLISKTDSWYTGSNVAGKPRRVLSYTGGVGTYRKKCQEIAQNGYEGFAMSKTPEVEAAE is encoded by the coding sequence ATGACACGGAAACTGGACGCATTGGTGATCGGCGCGGGCGTGGCGGGGCTGTACCAGCTCCACCAGCTGCGGCAGGAGGGCCTCGACGTGCACGGCGTCGAGGCGGGCACCGACGTCGGCGGCACATGGTACTGGAACCGCTACCCGGGGGCGAAGTTCGACTCCGAGAGTTACATCTACCAGTACCTGTTCGACGAGAAGCTCTACAAGGACTGGACGTGGAGCGAACGCTTCCCCGGCCAGCCGGAGATCGAGCGCTGGATGCACTACGTCGCGGACCGGCTGGACCTGCGCAAGGACTTCACCTTCGGCGCCAAGGTGACGTCGGCCCGCTGGAACGAGGACACGGGCCGCTGGATCGTGAAGACCGACACCGGCGAGACGTTCGACACCCGGTTCCTCATCGGCTGCACGGGCATGTTGTCGGCGCCGCTGACCGACCGCTTTCCGGGTCAGGACACCTTCAAGGGCACCATCGTCCATACGGGGCGCTACCCGAAGGAAGGCATCGACCTCGAAGGCAAGCGCGTGGGCGTGATCGGCATCGGCGCCACGGGCATCCAGGTGATCCAGACCATCGCGCCGATCGTGGACTCCCTGACTGTCTTCGTGCGCACCCCGCAATACGTGCTGCCGATGAAGAACCCGAAGTACGGCCCGGCCGAGGCCGCCGCCTACAAGGCGCGCTGGGATGAGCTGAAGACCAACCTGCCCGTGACCTTCACCGGGTTCGAGTACGACTTCGAACATGCCTGGGCCGACTGCACACCGGAACAGCGCCGCAAGATCCTCGAAGACACCCACGCCGACGGATCGCTGAAACTGTGGCTCGCCTCCTTCGGCGAGATGTTCTTCGACGAGGAGGTGTCCGAGGAGATCAGTGCCTTCGTCCGGGAAAAGATGGCGGCACGGCTGAAGGATCCGGAGCTGATCGACATCCTCGTGCCCAAGCCCGGCGATTACGGGTTCGGCACGCACCGGGTGCCGCTCGAGACGAACTACCTCGAGGTCTACCGGCAGGAGCACGTCACCGCCGTCCCGGTCCGGAACAACCCGATTGCCGAGATCGTGCCCGAAGGCGTGAAGCTGGCGGACGGCACGGTGTACGAGCTGGACGTCATCATCATGGCCGTGGGATTTGACGCCGGGTCGGGCGCGCTGACACGCATCGACATCACCGGGCGCGACGGCATGACGCTTCGCGACGAATGGTCGAAGGACATCCGCACCACGCTTGGCATCCAGAAGCACGGTTTCCCCAACCTGTTCATGACCGGCGCGCCGCTCGCGCCCTCGGCGGCGCTGTGCAACATGACCACCTGCCTTCAGCAGCAGACGGAATGGATCACCGACTGCATCAAGGCAGTGCGTGCCGCGGGTGCCACGGTGATCGAACCGACGGCAGAGGCAGAGGACGCCTGGGTCGCGCACCATGACGAGACGGCCAATGCCACGCTGATCTCGAAGACGGACTCGTGGTACACCGGCTCCAACGTGGCGGGCAAACCGCGGCGGGTGCTGTCCTACACCGGCGGCGTCGGGACTTACCGGAAGAAGTGCCAGGAGATCGCGCAGAACGGCTACGAAGGCTTCGCCATGTCGAAGACGCCGGAAGTCGAAGCGGCAGAGTGA
- a CDS encoding HAD family phosphatase, whose protein sequence is MPYDAVIFDLDGTLLDTERLAFEAARRASSRFGPPMTETFFRTLIGGDMASTNARLAAEYGAHRMAEFDAAWDEEHDNLLVAGMPLKPTVHALLDLIEGMGLPRAVATSSGRASADRKLLAADLTHRFTTVVTRNCVTRPKPDPEPYLTAAARLNVAPERCLAFEDSTPGARAARAAGMTVVVVPDIALVEDGHAHHTATDLLSGARMAGLG, encoded by the coding sequence ATGCCATACGACGCGGTGATCTTCGATCTGGACGGCACGCTTCTGGACACCGAACGCCTGGCTTTCGAGGCCGCCCGCCGCGCCAGCTCCCGCTTCGGCCCGCCCATGACCGAGACCTTCTTCCGCACGCTAATCGGTGGCGACATGGCATCGACCAACGCCCGGCTCGCCGCCGAATACGGCGCCCACCGGATGGCCGAGTTCGACGCCGCCTGGGATGAGGAACACGACAACCTGCTGGTCGCGGGGATGCCCCTGAAACCCACGGTGCACGCGCTCCTCGACCTGATCGAGGGGATGGGGCTGCCCCGTGCGGTGGCCACGTCGTCGGGCCGCGCCAGCGCCGACCGCAAGCTCCTGGCGGCGGATCTGACCCACCGCTTCACCACCGTCGTGACGCGCAATTGCGTGACCCGGCCCAAGCCCGATCCGGAGCCCTACCTCACCGCCGCAGCCCGTCTGAACGTGGCGCCCGAGCGGTGCCTCGCCTTCGAGGACAGCACGCCCGGCGCCCGCGCCGCACGCGCCGCCGGGATGACCGTTGTCGTGGTGCCGGACATCGCGCTGGTCGAGGACGGCCATGCCCACCACACCGCCACCGACCTGCTGAGCGGGGCGCGCATGGCCGGGCTGGGCTGA
- a CDS encoding class I SAM-dependent methyltransferase, with protein MADSQNISDHWGTGDVYGKIVETMKAAGMDPETVTIEQLAPVDHFHARGFPATQDLAEALPIREGQRIVDIGSGIGGPARYLAQRFGCHVEGIDITAPFVEAANRLTDLVGMTGRVTCVHGDGQALPFEDERFDGGYSQHVTMNVPDRAGFFREAFRVLKPGAFFAITEHGLGPVGDPHHPLPWSEDGSGAYLMRPDDTVALLAAAGFTGIDVTDTGEKYLAGYNKAIEMAEKGQVPVFGVHILLGRQAPQIVRNAARNIAERRTHPVQIVCRKAG; from the coding sequence ATGGCGGACAGTCAGAATATCTCGGACCACTGGGGCACCGGGGACGTCTACGGCAAGATCGTCGAGACCATGAAGGCTGCCGGGATGGACCCCGAGACAGTGACCATCGAACAGCTCGCCCCGGTCGACCACTTCCACGCCCGCGGCTTTCCGGCCACGCAGGATCTGGCAGAGGCGCTGCCCATCCGCGAAGGCCAGAGGATCGTCGACATCGGCAGCGGCATCGGTGGCCCGGCGCGCTACCTCGCGCAGCGCTTCGGCTGCCATGTTGAGGGCATCGACATCACCGCCCCCTTCGTCGAGGCGGCGAACAGGCTGACCGATCTGGTCGGGATGACGGGCCGCGTCACCTGCGTGCATGGCGACGGACAGGCGCTGCCCTTCGAGGATGAACGGTTTGACGGGGGATACAGCCAGCACGTCACGATGAACGTGCCGGATCGCGCCGGGTTCTTCCGCGAGGCGTTCCGCGTGCTGAAACCCGGGGCCTTCTTCGCGATCACGGAACACGGGCTGGGACCTGTGGGCGATCCGCACCACCCGCTGCCGTGGTCTGAAGATGGCAGCGGCGCCTACCTGATGCGCCCCGACGACACGGTGGCCCTGCTCGCGGCGGCCGGCTTTACCGGGATCGACGTGACCGACACCGGCGAGAAGTACCTGGCGGGCTATAACAAGGCCATCGAGATGGCGGAGAAGGGGCAGGTTCCCGTGTTCGGCGTGCACATCCTGCTGGGCCGGCAGGCACCGCAGATCGTCCGCAACGCGGCCCGCAACATCGCGGAGCGCCGGACCCATCCTGTTCAGATCGTGTGCCGCAAGGCGGGGTGA
- a CDS encoding class I SAM-dependent RNA methyltransferase has protein sequence MDTPFEIFLSAPPGLETLLAEEAAEQGFAAPEAVAGGVVTSGGWPDVWRANLCLRGASRVLIRIAEFRAFHLAQLDKRAKKVDWAAYLPKGADVRVDVTCRASKIYHDRAARSRVAGAMEVAGLKVGAEGTFRVMVRIEDDLVTVSLDTSGELLHRRGYKEAVGKAPLRETLAACFLRAAGYRGTETVVDPMCGSGTFVIEAAEIALGLAPGRARGFAFEAFPTFDAKAYGAIRSDAGLEARPTDCRFFGADRDDGAIRGSAANAERAGVSGVCTFSRAPVSALERPDGPPGLVMVNPPYGARIGDRKLLFGLYGSLGAVLKERFGGWRLGMVTSDGGLAKATGLDLDAGPQVAFGGLKVRLYQARI, from the coding sequence ATGGACACGCCTTTCGAGATATTCCTGAGCGCCCCGCCCGGGCTGGAAACCCTGCTGGCAGAGGAGGCAGCGGAGCAGGGATTCGCCGCGCCTGAGGCCGTTGCGGGCGGCGTCGTGACAAGCGGCGGCTGGCCCGACGTCTGGCGGGCGAACCTCTGCCTGCGCGGGGCGTCGCGCGTGCTGATCCGCATCGCCGAGTTCCGCGCCTTTCACCTGGCCCAGCTCGACAAGCGCGCGAAGAAGGTGGATTGGGCCGCCTATCTCCCCAAGGGCGCCGACGTGCGGGTCGACGTGACCTGCCGCGCGTCGAAGATCTATCACGACCGCGCGGCGCGTTCGCGCGTGGCCGGTGCGATGGAGGTGGCCGGGCTGAAGGTCGGGGCCGAAGGGACCTTCCGTGTGATGGTGCGGATCGAGGACGACCTCGTGACCGTGTCGCTCGACACCTCCGGCGAGCTGTTGCATCGGCGCGGCTACAAGGAGGCAGTCGGCAAGGCCCCCCTGCGCGAGACGCTGGCGGCGTGCTTTTTGAGGGCGGCCGGGTATCGCGGGACCGAAACGGTGGTCGACCCCATGTGCGGTTCAGGGACCTTCGTGATCGAGGCGGCGGAGATCGCGCTGGGGCTGGCGCCGGGCCGTGCGCGGGGGTTCGCCTTCGAGGCCTTCCCGACGTTCGATGCCAAGGCCTATGGCGCGATCCGCAGCGATGCCGGCCTGGAAGCCCGGCCTACGGACTGTCGGTTCTTCGGCGCCGACCGCGACGACGGGGCCATCCGTGGCAGCGCGGCCAACGCGGAGCGCGCCGGCGTGTCCGGGGTCTGCACTTTCTCCCGCGCGCCGGTCAGCGCCCTAGAACGCCCCGATGGGCCGCCGGGACTGGTTATGGTCAACCCGCCCTACGGCGCGCGGATCGGCGACCGGAAGCTGCTGTTCGGGCTGTACGGGTCGCTGGGTGCGGTGCTGAAGGAGCGGTTCGGCGGATGGCGGCTGGGTATGGTGACTTCGGACGGAGGTCTCGCCAAGGCCACCGGGCTGGACCTCGACGCCGGGCCGCAGGTGGCCTTTGGCGGGCTGAAGGTCAGGCTGTACCAGGCGAGGATCTGA